One genomic region from Sphingobacterium multivorum encodes:
- a CDS encoding prephenate dehydrogenase, with protein sequence MNIAIVGVGLIGGSVAIRLKETKFCNKIIGVDKSQKNLDKAMHIGFIDEIASLEEAIKTCKVLVLTIPVDAILHVVPQILDLVTDQVVIDMGSTKTNILNKIKDHPNRGRYVAAHPMAGTEYSGPEAAIAGLFKGKMMVYVEAFKTDEDAFEIADAITDQLEMRSCFMNADEHDVHTAYVSHISHLTSFALALTVLEKEKSQGRIFELAGSGFESTVRLAKSSPDMWTPIFKQNRENVLEVLEEHIKQLQSLHDSIATEDYDKLHKLITRSNKIKRIIK encoded by the coding sequence ATGAACATTGCCATTGTAGGCGTAGGCTTAATTGGTGGCTCAGTCGCCATTCGCCTAAAAGAAACAAAATTCTGCAACAAAATAATCGGTGTAGATAAAAGTCAGAAAAACTTAGATAAGGCGATGCATATCGGCTTTATCGATGAAATAGCCAGCTTAGAGGAGGCAATTAAAACCTGTAAAGTACTGGTGCTCACAATACCTGTTGATGCTATTTTGCATGTTGTCCCCCAAATCTTGGATTTGGTTACCGATCAGGTCGTCATTGACATGGGATCGACAAAAACAAATATTCTCAACAAAATCAAGGATCACCCTAACCGGGGGCGTTACGTTGCAGCCCATCCCATGGCCGGAACAGAGTATTCTGGGCCTGAAGCTGCAATAGCGGGCTTATTCAAAGGCAAAATGATGGTGTATGTTGAAGCATTTAAAACGGATGAGGATGCTTTCGAGATTGCCGATGCCATCACCGACCAATTGGAGATGCGCAGCTGTTTTATGAATGCAGATGAACATGATGTGCATACGGCTTATGTATCCCACATTTCTCACCTGACGTCTTTCGCCCTCGCCTTAACAGTATTGGAAAAAGAGAAATCTCAAGGACGTATCTTTGAGCTGGCAGGCTCGGGATTTGAATCTACAGTACGTCTAGCCAAAAGTTCTCCAGATATGTGGACACCGATTTTCAAGCAAAACCGCGAAAATGTACTCGAAGTACTCGAAGAACATATCAAACAGCTGCAATCGCTGCACGATTCTATTGCGACGGAGGATTATGACAAATTACACAAACTGATTACCCGTTCCAATAAGATAAAAAGGATCATTAAGTAA
- the tenA gene encoding thiaminase II, whose amino-acid sequence MNWTDHAWESITAIYSDILTMPFIVQLSDGSLPLDKFQFYMQQDAFYLEEFGRVLAFIGAKSADNQQALDYFEFGRNALLVERALHENYFREFGLSPVDENNKIQPTCHHYVHFLKSVAAFESVEVAMAATLPCFWIYKEVGDHIVSTANTQGNPYSKWIATYSGDDFAQGVIKAKDYVDKIAAETTATKREKMRQVFVTASQLEYQFWLAAYKRSVW is encoded by the coding sequence ATGAACTGGACTGATCATGCCTGGGAATCCATAACAGCTATTTATTCGGATATACTTACTATGCCGTTTATTGTTCAGCTTAGTGATGGTAGTCTTCCCCTGGATAAATTTCAATTTTACATGCAGCAGGATGCTTTCTATTTAGAAGAATTTGGCCGTGTGCTCGCCTTTATAGGTGCAAAAAGTGCGGATAACCAACAAGCATTGGACTATTTCGAATTTGGTCGCAATGCGCTTCTTGTTGAACGGGCATTACACGAAAATTACTTTCGGGAGTTTGGTTTAAGTCCTGTCGACGAGAACAACAAGATCCAACCAACCTGCCATCATTATGTACATTTTCTCAAAAGCGTCGCCGCTTTCGAGAGCGTTGAGGTCGCAATGGCGGCAACACTTCCCTGTTTTTGGATTTATAAAGAGGTCGGAGACCACATTGTATCGACAGCAAATACGCAGGGAAATCCCTATTCAAAATGGATAGCAACTTATAGCGGTGACGATTTTGCACAAGGAGTTATCAAGGCGAAAGACTACGTGGACAAAATTGCAGCAGAAACTACTGCAACAAAACGGGAGAAGATGCGACAAGTATTTGTAACAGCTTCCCAATTAGAGTATCAATTCTGGCTAGCAGCCTACAAACGAAGCGTATGGTAA
- a CDS encoding TonB-dependent receptor, whose product MKKSLLFFALVFASYSAVHGQTANTGSVSGVVKEATGQTVKGATIKITHIPSGQVVSGSADAQGKFQISNLQEGGPYKVEVTYIGETPVVFENIMLKSGESLNINPIFTAGSSTNLDEVVVVGHGVIDIAAGRKTPIAVSTIRKQDLEERVGAQDITSALANTPSVYITGQAKGFGESSMTTRGFDQSNTAFLLNGQPINGMDNGSVYWSNWSGLTDIASLVQIQRGLGSSKLAISSVGGTVNYVTQSTAMKEGGFVRTTVGNDMFMKATVGYNTGLMKNGFAVSAMFTQWSGNGYMDHTEGAGQSYFLSVGYKANEKHNLNFMVTGAPQWHNQGYTSKLSNYLANGRRYNDNYKDANGVMMNAQKNFYHKPVANLNWDWTIDDKSSLSTVVYASLAAGGGQSLRSDKYNKGKYLAADVNNHQWFGIVSNYNRKLSESLNFNVGFDVRDYKGTHYRKLTDPLGNTNGVVLGGNVNFPNKPLVTNTYSTNPWKAFSSKPDSREDRLAWDYNQYIRYGGLFGQLEYAKNGFTAFFQGSVSEQQNKRSDYFQYTPGNEDSKDVNNFGYNTKGGVSYTVGHHSVFGNAGYYSRQPYQNNIFMNFANDINENAENEKILGLEAGYKFASRFLDVNVNVYRTTWENRVTGSSSLATADDVKKYNPTNDPGILVEGAYLYTTNYGVKQVHRGVEVDFEARPIEKLSLTGFLSIGDWKYDGAVNSVVRNDNRIELGRSQVNLTGEHVGNAAQTSYGFGAKYKVFKGLSVDANYRYYERLYASNYRREVIDGQTYGRYMKLPSFNLLDAGLSYNVKVSDKNSMSFRVNMNNVLNKFYISEATSSNLVTDVNNTWNGIDTSNFVLIGQGRTWNASVKFTF is encoded by the coding sequence ATGAAAAAGTCTTTACTTTTTTTTGCCCTCGTTTTTGCTAGTTATAGTGCCGTTCATGGTCAAACAGCAAATACTGGTTCGGTTTCAGGAGTTGTCAAAGAAGCTACTGGACAAACGGTTAAAGGAGCAACCATTAAAATTACCCACATCCCAAGTGGTCAAGTTGTAAGTGGCTCAGCCGATGCCCAAGGAAAATTTCAAATTTCAAATCTGCAAGAAGGAGGTCCCTACAAAGTAGAGGTAACCTACATTGGCGAAACGCCTGTTGTTTTCGAAAACATCATGCTGAAATCGGGGGAATCGTTGAATATCAATCCAATTTTTACGGCTGGATCTTCAACAAATTTGGATGAGGTTGTTGTTGTCGGTCATGGTGTTATTGATATTGCTGCGGGAAGAAAGACGCCGATTGCCGTTTCGACGATCCGTAAACAGGATTTAGAGGAAAGGGTAGGCGCACAGGATATTACTTCAGCATTAGCTAATACCCCGTCGGTTTATATCACTGGTCAGGCAAAAGGTTTTGGTGAGTCTTCTATGACAACACGTGGTTTTGATCAGTCCAATACCGCATTTTTGTTGAACGGTCAGCCGATCAATGGTATGGACAATGGAAGTGTATATTGGTCAAATTGGTCGGGACTTACAGATATTGCCTCTTTAGTGCAGATTCAACGTGGTTTGGGATCATCTAAATTAGCGATTTCATCTGTCGGCGGTACCGTAAATTACGTGACACAATCTACCGCAATGAAAGAAGGTGGTTTTGTCCGCACTACTGTTGGTAACGATATGTTTATGAAGGCAACAGTAGGTTACAATACCGGTCTGATGAAAAACGGTTTTGCTGTTTCGGCTATGTTTACGCAATGGTCAGGTAACGGTTATATGGATCATACGGAAGGTGCTGGACAAAGTTATTTCTTGTCCGTTGGATATAAAGCAAATGAAAAGCACAACCTGAACTTCATGGTAACCGGTGCACCACAGTGGCACAACCAAGGATATACCTCAAAATTGTCGAACTATCTCGCTAATGGCAGACGTTACAACGACAATTATAAGGATGCAAACGGCGTGATGATGAATGCACAAAAGAACTTCTATCATAAGCCGGTAGCCAACTTGAACTGGGACTGGACCATCGATGATAAATCATCTTTGTCAACTGTCGTTTATGCGTCGTTAGCTGCTGGGGGTGGTCAATCGTTAAGAAGTGATAAATACAACAAAGGCAAATATTTGGCTGCTGATGTGAACAATCATCAGTGGTTTGGTATAGTTTCCAATTATAACCGTAAGCTTTCAGAGTCCCTGAATTTTAATGTGGGTTTCGATGTGAGAGATTATAAGGGTACACATTATCGTAAATTGACAGATCCACTTGGAAATACAAATGGTGTTGTATTGGGCGGTAATGTTAATTTCCCTAATAAGCCATTGGTTACCAATACATACTCAACAAATCCTTGGAAAGCTTTCTCCAGTAAACCTGATTCGCGTGAAGATCGTTTAGCTTGGGATTACAATCAATACATCCGTTACGGAGGTCTGTTCGGTCAATTGGAATATGCGAAAAATGGCTTTACAGCGTTTTTCCAAGGATCGGTTTCCGAACAACAAAACAAACGTTCTGATTATTTTCAATACACGCCAGGTAATGAGGATTCTAAAGACGTGAACAATTTTGGCTACAATACGAAGGGTGGTGTAAGTTATACAGTGGGACATCATAGTGTTTTTGGTAATGCAGGGTATTATTCCCGTCAGCCTTATCAAAACAATATTTTCATGAACTTTGCAAATGATATTAATGAAAATGCTGAAAATGAAAAAATCCTTGGTTTAGAGGCTGGTTACAAATTTGCTTCTCGATTCTTGGATGTGAATGTGAATGTTTACCGTACAACTTGGGAAAACCGTGTTACGGGTAGTTCGAGTTTAGCGACGGCAGATGATGTGAAAAAATACAATCCGACAAATGATCCTGGTATTTTGGTCGAAGGTGCCTACCTTTATACAACCAATTACGGTGTAAAACAGGTGCATAGAGGGGTAGAAGTTGATTTTGAAGCCCGTCCAATCGAAAAATTAAGCCTAACAGGATTTTTATCGATAGGTGACTGGAAGTATGATGGTGCAGTAAATTCGGTCGTACGTAACGACAACCGCATCGAACTGGGGCGTTCTCAGGTGAATTTAACAGGTGAACACGTTGGTAACGCAGCACAAACTTCTTACGGATTTGGCGCTAAATATAAAGTGTTTAAAGGTTTGTCTGTTGACGCAAATTACAGATACTATGAGCGTTTATATGCGTCGAATTATCGGAGGGAAGTTATCGATGGCCAAACCTATGGACGCTATATGAAATTGCCGTCTTTTAATCTTTTGGATGCCGGTCTTTCTTACAATGTTAAGGTAAGTGACAAGAACAGCATGAGTTTCCGTGTCAATATGAACAATGTGTTGAATAAGTTCTATATCTCGGAAGCTACTTCTAGCAACTTGGTGACAGATGTGAACAATACTTGGAATGGTATTGATACGTCCAATTTTGTTTTGATCGGCCAAGGTAGAACGTGGAATGCATCTGTGAAATTTACATTCTAA
- the thiE gene encoding thiamine phosphate synthase, whose protein sequence is MRINPLFPYPLYLVISERDCYPQHWLNVAEEAIIGGVDLIQLREKTDDPATFLDKAMRLKKLTDRYGIPLVINDAVAIAAKIEAWGVHVGQNDLQPLPIREKYGDKLNIGWSIEAVQQLESQQMCAVDHLGVSPIFSTRTKVDTVTEWGIAGLKQLRNRTEKPLIAIGRMNLQTAEEAWSAGADSIAVVSAICQSQDPRAASAQLKELLK, encoded by the coding sequence ATGCGCATTAATCCGCTTTTTCCCTACCCTTTATATTTGGTAATTTCTGAGCGGGACTGTTATCCTCAACATTGGCTCAATGTCGCCGAAGAAGCCATCATTGGTGGAGTCGATCTTATTCAATTACGCGAAAAAACTGACGATCCCGCTACATTTTTGGATAAAGCCATGCGTTTGAAAAAACTGACCGATCGTTATGGTATTCCGCTCGTGATCAATGATGCCGTAGCAATCGCTGCAAAAATCGAGGCATGGGGAGTACATGTGGGTCAAAATGATTTGCAGCCGCTCCCTATTCGCGAAAAATATGGCGATAAATTAAACATAGGCTGGTCCATAGAAGCTGTTCAACAGCTAGAAAGTCAACAAATGTGCGCTGTCGACCACCTTGGTGTAAGCCCCATTTTTTCAACGAGAACAAAAGTGGATACGGTAACCGAATGGGGAATTGCAGGTTTAAAACAACTTCGGAATAGGACGGAAAAACCATTAATTGCGATTGGTAGGATGAACTTACAAACTGCAGAAGAGGCCTGGAGCGCAGGTGCAGACTCCATTGCAGTGGTTTCGGCCATATGCCAAAGTCAAGATCCCAGAGCTGCCAGCGCACAATTAAAAGAACTATTAAAATGA
- a CDS encoding Crp/Fnr family transcriptional regulator has translation MLSIQQAYTGILEPELVTAIAENAHIKTFHEGDLIIDTNQYIKSMPLLLDGAIKIVREDEDKGELLLYYLEKGQTCTMSIACCLGNKKSEIRALAEKTTTVAMIPNELVNLWMGKYPSWRNFIISSYSSRMDEMLQAIDSLAFSNMEERIIQYLKAKVKLNNDRILTLTHQDIASDLNTSRVVVSRILKKLEQEDKIVLLRNEIRVLVE, from the coding sequence ATGTTGTCAATCCAACAAGCTTATACAGGCATTCTTGAGCCAGAGTTAGTTACTGCAATAGCCGAAAACGCACACATCAAAACGTTTCATGAGGGGGATCTCATCATTGATACCAATCAATACATCAAGTCGATGCCCCTCCTCCTAGATGGAGCAATAAAAATTGTCCGGGAAGATGAAGACAAAGGCGAACTGCTGCTCTACTATTTGGAAAAAGGTCAGACCTGTACGATGTCAATAGCCTGTTGTCTCGGAAATAAAAAAAGTGAAATTCGTGCCCTCGCAGAAAAAACAACAACGGTTGCCATGATTCCAAATGAGCTTGTCAACCTTTGGATGGGAAAATACCCCTCTTGGCGAAATTTCATCATATCAAGCTATTCAAGCCGTATGGACGAAATGTTACAAGCTATTGATAGTCTAGCTTTTTCCAATATGGAAGAACGAATCATCCAATATCTGAAAGCCAAAGTAAAGCTGAACAACGACCGAATACTTACTCTTACGCATCAGGATATTGCTTCTGACCTAAACACATCCCGGGTAGTTGTCTCCCGAATTTTAAAAAAACTGGAACAGGAAGATAAAATAGTGCTCCTTCGCAACGAAATCAGGGTATTAGTGGAATGA
- the thiD gene encoding bifunctional hydroxymethylpyrimidine kinase/phosphomethylpyrimidine kinase, giving the protein MTKDKKYRVPTVLSIAGFDGSGGAGIQADTKTISALGCYAMNVLTALPVQNTQGVRRIYEIPTSAVKDQLDAIFDDIYPDAIKIGMVHHIELVELISSYLKEYKGPIVFDPVMVSTSGHKLIHDDTIQACIELLFPLATLITPNLDEVSVLVNEVIDTVHKMEKAGKTLLAKGCQSVLIKGGHLQSQELTSLLFQHTNSPIEFKSQKINSKNTHGSGCSLSSAIASHLAQDVGLNSAVEFALAYIHAAIAGSKDLLIGKGNGPLNHFHNPIKLIQYELD; this is encoded by the coding sequence ATGACAAAAGATAAGAAATACCGCGTCCCCACTGTACTCAGCATTGCAGGGTTCGATGGTAGCGGTGGAGCAGGCATACAAGCCGATACCAAAACCATATCTGCATTAGGCTGTTATGCCATGAATGTGTTAACCGCCTTACCCGTCCAGAACACACAGGGTGTAAGACGCATTTATGAAATCCCTACATCAGCTGTCAAAGATCAGCTCGATGCTATTTTCGACGATATCTATCCCGATGCAATCAAAATCGGAATGGTACACCATATTGAACTTGTGGAGCTTATTAGCAGCTATTTAAAAGAATATAAAGGGCCTATCGTATTTGACCCAGTCATGGTATCGACCAGTGGACACAAGCTCATTCACGATGATACGATTCAGGCCTGCATTGAACTTCTTTTTCCTTTGGCAACGCTGATTACACCAAATTTAGATGAGGTAAGTGTCTTAGTAAACGAAGTTATTGACACTGTTCACAAAATGGAAAAAGCGGGAAAGACCTTGTTGGCAAAAGGTTGTCAATCCGTACTGATTAAAGGCGGGCATCTCCAAAGTCAAGAGTTAACATCCTTATTGTTCCAGCACACGAATTCACCAATTGAATTCAAATCTCAAAAAATTAACAGCAAAAATACACACGGTTCCGGTTGTTCGCTTTCTTCAGCAATTGCGAGCCATTTGGCACAAGACGTTGGTCTCAATAGCGCGGTTGAATTCGCATTGGCCTATATACACGCAGCAATAGCTGGTAGTAAAGATCTTCTTATTGGCAAAGGAAATGGGCCATTAAATCACTTCCACAATCCGATTAAACTTATTCAATATGAACTGGACTGA
- a CDS encoding dienelactone hydrolase family protein — protein MKTVMTLLMLTMVTMTTQAQQLKQVSYQDGEQKLNGMVTANRAKKGPAVLILPAWKGIDNEAKQAALLLEKEGYIAFIADIYGEGNIPADNTAASKIAGHYKTDYKAYQHRIKLALEQLKKEGADPTKIAIIGYCFGGSGALEAARADFPVNAVISIHGGLSKAADRPNGSIKTKVLIEHPAADKSVSKEDYDGLVKELNEGKADWQIITYANSGHTFTNPESAEYNPVMAKRAWEHTLLFLKEVLN, from the coding sequence ATGAAAACAGTTATGACACTATTGATGCTTACTATGGTCACGATGACTACGCAGGCCCAACAATTAAAGCAGGTTTCTTACCAGGATGGTGAACAAAAACTCAACGGCATGGTAACCGCCAATAGGGCAAAAAAAGGCCCTGCTGTCTTAATTCTTCCTGCGTGGAAGGGAATTGACAACGAAGCGAAACAAGCGGCATTGCTTCTTGAAAAAGAAGGTTACATCGCGTTCATTGCCGACATCTACGGTGAGGGAAATATTCCTGCGGACAACACCGCAGCTTCGAAAATTGCAGGCCACTACAAGACGGACTATAAAGCTTATCAGCACCGCATCAAGCTCGCATTAGAACAACTGAAAAAAGAAGGCGCAGATCCGACAAAAATTGCGATCATTGGCTATTGCTTTGGAGGTTCAGGAGCATTAGAAGCGGCGAGAGCCGACTTCCCCGTCAATGCCGTGATCAGTATCCACGGAGGCCTATCCAAAGCTGCCGATAGACCCAATGGTTCCATTAAAACAAAAGTACTCATTGAGCACCCTGCAGCCGATAAGAGTGTATCAAAAGAAGATTACGATGGGTTGGTCAAGGAATTAAATGAAGGAAAAGCAGACTGGCAAATAATTACCTACGCAAATTCTGGACATACGTTTACGAATCCCGAGTCAGCGGAATATAATCCCGTGATGGCCAAACGTGCCTGGGAGCACACCTTATTATTTTTGAAAGAAGTATTAAATTAA
- a CDS encoding VanW family protein, which yields MKKRKLISQQHPILYFFAVWVRRMQRKAVWLFDDKKYSTVKSAEKLPFRIKKHQSVLLKKLGENNMQLQINKVTNLKIAAAQINNILIRPKETFSFCKLVGLPTVKKGYLPGMELSFGEARAGIGGGICQISNLIHWLVIHSPLTVSERYHHSFDPFPDDGRVLPFGSGATVFYNYRDYQFTNNTPYTFQINLWFTEKCLEGELRIDQELDFAYHVFEKEHHFLKIDNQFFRKNEIWREKFLKFQGGKILETELLTKNFARVTYVPTLYTEISADQNTTD from the coding sequence TTGAAAAAAAGAAAACTGATCAGTCAACAGCACCCCATACTCTATTTTTTTGCAGTATGGGTAAGAAGAATGCAGCGAAAAGCCGTCTGGCTATTTGACGACAAAAAATACAGCACAGTTAAATCAGCTGAAAAACTTCCCTTTCGTATTAAAAAGCATCAGTCTGTATTATTAAAAAAGCTGGGCGAAAATAATATGCAATTGCAGATCAACAAAGTGACCAACCTAAAAATTGCAGCAGCACAGATCAATAACATTCTGATCAGACCGAAGGAAACCTTTTCATTTTGTAAACTCGTGGGGCTTCCCACCGTAAAGAAAGGGTATCTGCCCGGCATGGAGTTATCCTTCGGTGAAGCAAGGGCGGGTATTGGCGGTGGAATCTGTCAAATATCCAATCTCATCCATTGGCTTGTTATCCATAGTCCACTCACCGTCAGCGAACGTTATCATCACTCCTTCGATCCTTTTCCTGACGATGGTCGTGTTTTGCCATTCGGTAGTGGGGCTACCGTATTTTATAACTACCGTGATTATCAATTCACCAACAACACGCCTTACACCTTCCAGATCAACCTCTGGTTTACAGAGAAATGTTTAGAGGGCGAATTGAGGATCGATCAGGAGCTGGATTTTGCATACCATGTCTTTGAAAAAGAACATCACTTTCTCAAAATAGACAATCAGTTCTTTCGTAAAAATGAGATTTGGCGCGAGAAGTTCTTAAAGTTTCAGGGTGGAAAGATTTTGGAAACAGAACTTTTAACCAAAAATTTCGCCCGAGTCACCTACGTCCCTACCCTGTATACTGAAATTAGTGCCGATCAAAATACGACCGATTAA
- a CDS encoding tetratricopeptide repeat protein, with protein sequence MKFTLVLGMKHMISNLAVILQNNTFVGSDFTLPVPVLLAKFSFLPISSFFPEESLSFSLDTVEQGSLRHTLEGFNSGIVGNGDPAALLEEAIALDNNALAYSYLGLYYFKIGAYDKAIATFTSAIEQYEEEPFFYASRCLVYRQVEEDEGAFYDYQIAKRLDFNYHSVLEWQENQAELTYFEAENLVIQELESKSRTLSIDEINSLGLEYVHCYSYLKAIGLYSSAIVESDNKDSNLFVFRGSLYLKLTCFELALSDFNRAIALDENLSAAYIFRAKVFESYRNYQSALEDYAKAEEIDRDSSIVYEERASLFERLGNFEEALLDFDRLVTLNPEDFYVYSLRADLNEKLEDLPGALADYSKAIDLNPYYSDLYSYRAAIREKLGDPIGAKADLDKFNELEDE encoded by the coding sequence ATGAAATTTACCTTAGTTTTGGGCATGAAGCATATGATTTCAAATCTAGCTGTTATCCTACAGAACAATACTTTTGTGGGATCAGATTTTACACTGCCAGTACCTGTACTTCTCGCTAAGTTTTCTTTTTTACCGATTTCATCCTTTTTTCCGGAAGAGAGCCTGTCCTTTTCACTTGATACAGTCGAACAGGGTAGTTTGAGGCATACGCTGGAAGGTTTTAATAGCGGAATCGTTGGGAATGGCGATCCTGCCGCTTTACTTGAGGAGGCGATTGCTTTGGACAACAATGCGCTTGCTTATAGTTATTTAGGGCTTTATTATTTTAAGATAGGGGCCTATGACAAAGCTATTGCGACCTTTACAAGCGCCATTGAACAATATGAAGAAGAACCATTTTTTTATGCAAGTCGTTGTTTAGTCTACAGACAGGTCGAGGAAGATGAAGGCGCTTTCTATGATTATCAAATTGCTAAAAGACTGGATTTTAATTACCATAGCGTTTTGGAATGGCAGGAAAATCAAGCTGAACTAACGTATTTTGAAGCTGAAAATTTGGTCATACAAGAGCTGGAATCGAAGTCTAGGACGCTCAGTATAGACGAAATAAATTCATTGGGACTGGAATATGTCCATTGCTATAGCTATTTAAAAGCAATTGGGCTTTATTCTTCTGCTATTGTGGAGTCCGACAACAAGGATAGCAATCTTTTTGTTTTTAGAGGAAGTTTATACCTAAAGTTGACCTGTTTTGAGCTGGCATTGTCTGATTTCAACCGGGCCATTGCTCTTGATGAGAATCTTTCTGCCGCTTATATATTTCGTGCAAAAGTGTTTGAATCTTATCGCAATTACCAAAGTGCGTTGGAAGACTATGCCAAAGCGGAGGAAATAGACCGTGATTCATCGATCGTATACGAAGAAAGGGCATCTTTGTTTGAGCGATTGGGAAATTTTGAGGAAGCATTATTGGACTTTGATCGCCTTGTCACGCTCAATCCGGAAGATTTTTATGTCTATTCCTTACGGGCCGATTTGAATGAAAAGCTGGAGGATCTTCCCGGTGCTTTAGCGGATTACTCGAAAGCGATCGATTTGAATCCATATTATTCTGATTTGTATTCATATCGGGCAGCAATTCGTGAAAAATTGGGTGATCCTATCGGTGCAAAAGCCGACTTGGATAAATTCAATGAATTGGAAGATGAATAA
- a CDS encoding NAD(P)-dependent oxidoreductase, producing MKIEKLGFIGLGNMGHPMAKNLEKAGFPLSVYNRNRAKAAGFEEQSMIREDTVELVEHADIIFSMLTNDEAVNEVYEKILQGDIKGKLFVDMSTISRELTLSIASKLKEKGAAFIDAPVAGSTKPATEGTLIIMVGGDPEDLHRARPYLEQMGKSIKHLGENGQGIAAKLAINYFLSTIYQGLAETILFSDKLGIQRSDMLEIINDSASGSGATKVKTPLLVEENYSPAFALDLMLKDIRLAQQAGAEYPLLKTLLDTYGKAHDQGLGQLDVIGIIESIKS from the coding sequence ATGAAGATAGAAAAATTAGGATTTATAGGATTAGGAAACATGGGGCATCCCATGGCTAAAAACCTGGAAAAAGCAGGATTTCCCCTTTCTGTTTACAATAGAAACCGTGCAAAAGCAGCGGGCTTTGAAGAGCAATCAATGATCAGAGAAGATACAGTCGAATTGGTCGAACATGCTGATATTATATTCTCCATGCTCACCAATGATGAAGCTGTCAATGAAGTATATGAAAAAATCCTCCAGGGAGATATCAAAGGGAAATTATTTGTCGATATGAGTACCATATCCCGTGAACTCACGCTGTCTATCGCATCCAAACTCAAAGAAAAAGGAGCCGCATTTATAGATGCACCTGTGGCCGGGAGTACCAAGCCAGCCACAGAAGGCACTCTTATTATTATGGTGGGTGGTGATCCCGAAGATCTTCATCGCGCCCGGCCATACCTCGAGCAGATGGGCAAGTCGATCAAACATCTTGGCGAAAATGGACAGGGAATTGCCGCCAAACTTGCGATCAACTATTTTCTTTCAACGATCTATCAAGGTCTCGCAGAGACGATCTTATTTTCAGATAAACTGGGAATTCAACGGAGTGATATGCTCGAAATCATCAATGATAGTGCCAGTGGCAGTGGCGCAACAAAAGTCAAAACGCCTTTACTGGTGGAAGAAAACTACAGTCCTGCTTTCGCGCTAGATCTTATGCTGAAAGATATTCGACTGGCGCAACAAGCCGGTGCCGAATATCCCCTCCTCAAGACATTACTCGATACCTACGGAAAAGCACACGACCAAGGTCTCGGACAACTCGATGTTATTGGTATTATTGAATCCATAAAGTCGTAA
- the thiM gene encoding hydroxyethylthiazole kinase — MEDSIINLLAQLRVEKPLVHNITNFVVMNNTANALLALGASPVMVHSPLEVREVVDIAQALVINIGTLSEDTAEAMLVATEHANTIGRPWVLDPVGAGISAFRNDLLANLLDLKPTVIRGNASEIMTLYNFNQPNTKGVDSTTASKDALRFGQLLQKQTGSIICISGEVDYILSEQYRVEVFNGAPLMTQVTGLGCSATALIGAFLGVTDQYVEAAVAGVSILSLAGELAAQKATGPGTLQLNLYDELYQLNAERLKSKLKIKCYAH; from the coding sequence ATGGAAGATTCAATTATCAATTTATTAGCGCAGCTGAGGGTTGAAAAACCCCTTGTACACAACATCACAAACTTTGTCGTGATGAACAATACCGCCAACGCACTTTTAGCCCTAGGGGCGTCCCCTGTGATGGTTCACAGTCCTTTAGAAGTACGCGAAGTTGTCGATATTGCGCAAGCTCTTGTCATTAATATCGGCACCTTGAGTGAAGATACAGCCGAAGCTATGCTGGTTGCTACCGAACATGCCAATACTATTGGACGGCCATGGGTACTTGATCCCGTGGGTGCCGGAATATCGGCATTCCGCAATGATTTATTAGCCAATCTACTTGATCTCAAACCAACGGTTATTCGGGGAAATGCATCAGAGATCATGACGCTGTACAATTTCAACCAACCGAACACAAAAGGAGTCGACAGCACGACAGCTAGTAAGGATGCACTCCGATTTGGCCAATTATTGCAAAAACAAACCGGCTCCATTATCTGTATTTCCGGAGAAGTAGACTATATTCTTTCCGAACAATACAGGGTTGAAGTCTTTAATGGCGCCCCTTTAATGACGCAAGTAACAGGACTTGGCTGTAGTGCTACTGCACTTATTGGTGCATTTCTAGGTGTTACAGACCAATATGTTGAAGCAGCTGTTGCCGGCGTGTCCATTTTGAGCTTGGCTGGAGAACTCGCGGCCCAAAAAGCCACTGGCCCGGGTACCCTACAATTGAACCTCTATGATGAGCTCTATCAGCTCAATGCAGAACGTCTAAAATCAAAGCTCAAGATCAAATGTTATGCGCATTAA